In Candidatus Bathyanammoxibius amoris, the following are encoded in one genomic region:
- a CDS encoding 4Fe-4S dicluster domain-containing protein, translated as MRGKKTNKLGRRDFLKAGIAGMSLGVLGGCIEKKKTAFKTPKKTGEAGNPKVAAPELLLPKNVPPGQGTLTRMYDDLRYAIKRPIEDLRWKMVINVNQCIGCYACEVACISENVSPPGVTLRKVFTAEYGTFPDVTRTFMPSNCMQCNNPPCVEAAPEGGLEKRPDGIVTVNLKKFRDKAEVDAVIEACPYENTIFYDDGSYFTQGVGGVEGTDAPPQPYEEVDNYQYGSPEKREDLVGKPRKCDFCLHRLRNGMLPACVTTCIGGAMYFGDGNDTNSLVSELMRAHQVAKMKDVLGTDPNVVYIATEVPDVLPGLSSCTPCHTGMNLK; from the coding sequence ATGCGTGGTAAAAAGACAAACAAATTAGGCCGCAGGGACTTCTTGAAGGCCGGCATCGCGGGCATGTCCCTGGGAGTGCTGGGCGGGTGCATTGAGAAGAAGAAAACCGCGTTCAAGACCCCTAAGAAAACCGGGGAGGCGGGGAACCCGAAGGTCGCCGCACCGGAGTTGCTTCTCCCGAAAAACGTTCCGCCGGGCCAGGGCACGCTGACGCGGATGTACGATGACCTCAGATATGCCATCAAGAGACCTATCGAAGACCTGCGGTGGAAGATGGTCATAAATGTAAACCAGTGTATCGGCTGCTACGCCTGCGAGGTGGCCTGCATCTCAGAAAACGTTTCACCTCCGGGTGTGACCCTGCGAAAGGTCTTTACTGCGGAGTATGGAACCTTCCCCGACGTCACCAGGACCTTCATGCCGAGTAACTGTATGCAGTGTAATAACCCGCCCTGTGTCGAGGCCGCGCCGGAGGGAGGGCTGGAGAAGCGGCCCGACGGCATCGTTACGGTTAACCTCAAAAAGTTCAGGGACAAGGCGGAGGTGGACGCGGTCATAGAAGCCTGCCCGTACGAGAATACTATATTTTATGACGACGGGTCTTATTTTACACAAGGTGTTGGGGGTGTCGAAGGTACGGACGCTCCCCCCCAGCCGTATGAAGAGGTGGATAACTATCAGTATGGGTCTCCCGAAAAGCGCGAGGACCTTGTCGGGAAGCCGAGAAAGTGTGACTTCTGCCTCCACCGGCTGAGAAACGGGATGCTTCCCGCGTGTGTTACCACGTGTATAGGCGGGGCCATGTATTTTGGGGATGGAAACGACACCAACAGCCTTGTGTCGGAACTAATGCGCGCGCATCAGGTGGCTAAAATGAAGGACGTTCTCGGTACGGACCCTAATGTGGTCTATATCGCCACGGAAGTGCCTGACGTGCTGCCGGGTCTTAGTTCGTGTACGCCCTGCCATACGGGTATGAATCTGAAATGA
- a CDS encoding glycine zipper domain-containing protein yields MKSFYLITLICILGLGLPGTGCTSSKTAKGAGIGMGAGAATGAAIGAAFGAPGIGAAIGAGAGSVVGAVTSKIMQKKEKDEEEKKEIKKQLDDVEARMKLGTPAQTGEPEKPPE; encoded by the coding sequence ATGAAAAGTTTCTATCTGATAACCCTCATATGTATTCTAGGTTTAGGCCTGCCGGGTACGGGGTGTACCTCCAGCAAGACGGCAAAGGGTGCCGGAATAGGTATGGGGGCAGGTGCAGCCACCGGTGCGGCAATCGGCGCGGCCTTCGGTGCGCCCGGTATAGGTGCCGCCATCGGTGCAGGCGCCGGTAGTGTGGTAGGCGCTGTGACCAGCAAAATAATGCAAAAAAAAGAGAAGGACGAAGAAGAGAAAAAGGAAATAAAAAAGCAGCTTGATGACGTCGAGGCCAGAATGAAGCTTGGAACTCCCGCACAGACCGGCGAACCCGAAAAACCCCCTGAATAG
- a CDS encoding class I SAM-dependent methyltransferase codes for MKVLSIVNVVCFCVVVLSMTFIAYAQEAEVKKKSKIFPPERIEELEEPREWQKPEQIMEFLDIEHGYVVADIGTGAGYFALYFSDWVGENGIVYAEDIQQEMVDYTAEKIKEEGIENIKVVLGKPDDPGFPEGSLDLAFMGNVYHEVENPAALLKSISRSLKPGGMLVIIDWRKDRESDFGPPMDERVARNDVEIAAEEAGYYTVRYHPFLRQHYFLIFKVKPQ; via the coding sequence ATGAAGGTACTGTCTATCGTTAATGTCGTGTGTTTCTGTGTGGTTGTGTTAAGCATGACTTTCATTGCCTATGCACAAGAGGCTGAGGTAAAGAAAAAGAGCAAGATTTTCCCTCCCGAGAGGATTGAGGAACTTGAGGAACCCAGGGAATGGCAGAAGCCCGAACAGATTATGGAGTTTCTGGACATAGAGCACGGCTATGTTGTGGCCGACATAGGTACCGGCGCCGGGTACTTCGCCCTGTACTTTTCTGACTGGGTTGGAGAAAACGGCATTGTCTACGCCGAGGACATACAGCAGGAGATGGTGGACTATACGGCAGAAAAGATAAAAGAAGAGGGAATAGAGAACATTAAGGTAGTGCTGGGCAAACCCGATGACCCCGGCTTCCCTGAGGGCTCGCTGGATCTGGCGTTTATGGGGAACGTCTACCATGAGGTGGAGAACCCGGCAGCGCTTTTAAAGAGTATAAGCCGTTCGCTAAAGCCCGGTGGCATGTTGGTTATCATAGATTGGCGGAAAGATAGGGAATCGGATTTTGGCCCCCCCATGGATGAAAGGGTAGCGCGGAACGACGTGGAGATTGCTGCGGAAGAAGCGGGCTACTACACGGTCCGTTACCACCCGTTCTTACGGCAGCACTATTTCCTGATATTTAAGGTAAAACCGCAATAA
- a CDS encoding NAD(P)/FAD-dependent oxidoreductase has product MSISDNYHPNVARVSHSLGPLEDGQTAIIIGGGPAGSSCAITLKMMGKKLGRDINVIIYEGMKFNEDCIKRVGVLSPPLKETLEEVLGVTFPCEAIQRKVAGYYLHSGDAKIKLNLGGRLSFVGHNVAIDRYLLGKAKELGVRVIPGRVKDIKFYPDGIAVESDLKGAKGATKGDVLVGAFGLDAETANLLEQATPYVTPKALFSVVTKIPADPEYLKECEDYLHVFLPTTLDDIEFGVVTPKLTDLIVNVAGPAVTEESLERFLSLPEVRELVPADVVREDEKLVSRPLPIPLEPAQNSFGDRYVTVGDTSGLVRAYKGNGINSACETGIKAAEVMLKVGISHRALKEYYTAFSHIVKDLPYGRTVRQMTILGEKYGTMPGALRVAAKDRVLLNVLTDFLSGTKTYREIVGDSGVVGLSLKFLRGATAAS; this is encoded by the coding sequence ATGTCCATTTCCGATAACTACCATCCAAACGTAGCAAGAGTGAGTCACTCCCTGGGTCCTCTGGAGGACGGTCAGACTGCAATCATTATTGGGGGCGGCCCTGCCGGCTCAAGTTGCGCCATCACCCTGAAGATGATGGGCAAGAAGCTGGGCAGGGACATAAACGTCATCATATATGAGGGAATGAAGTTCAACGAAGACTGTATTAAGAGGGTAGGAGTTCTGTCCCCGCCCCTCAAGGAGACCCTGGAAGAGGTCTTGGGAGTAACCTTTCCCTGTGAGGCCATCCAGAGGAAGGTAGCCGGGTATTATCTCCACTCAGGCGATGCCAAGATCAAGCTTAATCTGGGAGGAAGACTCTCCTTTGTGGGACACAACGTGGCCATTGACCGCTACCTGTTGGGCAAGGCCAAGGAGCTGGGTGTAAGGGTTATCCCGGGGAGGGTAAAGGACATAAAATTCTATCCTGACGGTATTGCAGTAGAAAGTGACCTGAAGGGGGCAAAGGGAGCGACAAAGGGAGACGTCCTGGTAGGCGCCTTTGGGCTGGACGCAGAGACAGCCAACCTTCTGGAACAGGCCACACCCTATGTGACTCCCAAGGCGCTGTTCTCTGTTGTGACCAAGATCCCCGCCGACCCGGAGTATTTAAAGGAATGTGAGGACTATTTACATGTGTTCTTGCCTACCACCCTCGATGACATAGAGTTCGGTGTGGTCACCCCAAAACTTACCGACCTTATCGTTAACGTGGCAGGGCCTGCCGTGACTGAAGAGTCCCTGGAACGGTTCCTCTCCCTGCCGGAGGTAAGGGAACTGGTTCCGGCGGATGTCGTCAGGGAAGATGAGAAGCTGGTGTCCCGGCCGTTGCCCATCCCTCTGGAGCCTGCGCAAAACAGTTTTGGAGACAGGTATGTCACGGTAGGAGACACCTCCGGGCTTGTCAGGGCCTACAAAGGCAACGGTATCAACTCCGCCTGCGAGACCGGGATAAAGGCGGCAGAGGTGATGTTAAAGGTTGGAATATCCCACCGGGCCCTGAAAGAGTACTATACAGCCTTTTCACACATAGTAAAGGACCTCCCCTACGGCCGTACGGTAAGGCAGATGACCATACTTGGGGAGAAATACGGTACGATGCCCGGCGCGCTCAGGGTCGCGGCTAAAGACAGGGTCCTGTTAAACGTATTGACAGACTTCCTCTCAGGCACCAAGACCTATCGTGAGATTGTAGGGGATTCGGGTGTTGTCGGGCTCTCTTTAAAATTCCTAAGGGGCGCAACGGCAGCTTCTTAA
- a CDS encoding DUF3365 domain-containing protein, producing the protein MKSLQKIAVVVLMYTLTIFPVGDCFAQVYDFNKIAKHIINMLTVSSVLIAENMDVIDTHNAKLGMPVPEDEPYSYKGINPVNFAITISKDFTKRSGVRIKFVDVGKDEYGIRNPDNLADEWEQVQISKFKGQGLRADAGFGEYSRVDERPKEIVYRYFHPLYMNEQCLKCHGDPSNSPTGDGKDITGSYMENYKLGELKGGISMTFPVQ; encoded by the coding sequence ATGAAATCCCTACAGAAAATCGCAGTTGTAGTGTTAATGTATACTCTGACAATATTTCCTGTCGGAGACTGTTTTGCACAGGTTTATGACTTCAACAAAATAGCCAAACATATTATAAACATGTTGACCGTTTCAAGCGTTCTGATAGCCGAGAATATGGATGTTATTGACACGCACAATGCAAAACTCGGCATGCCTGTCCCCGAAGATGAACCTTACAGCTACAAGGGCATTAACCCCGTCAACTTCGCCATAACCATTAGCAAGGACTTTACAAAAAGGTCAGGAGTTAGGATCAAGTTCGTTGATGTAGGGAAAGACGAGTATGGCATCAGAAACCCGGATAACCTGGCTGATGAATGGGAGCAGGTCCAAATCAGTAAATTCAAGGGGCAGGGACTTCGAGCTGACGCAGGTTTTGGAGAATACAGCAGGGTAGACGAGAGGCCAAAGGAGATAGTTTACCGCTACTTCCACCCCCTCTACATGAATGAGCAATGCCTAAAGTGTCACGGCGACCCCTCGAACAGCCCCACAGGTGACGGGAAAGACATAACTGGCAGTTACATGGAAAACTACAAGCTTGGAGAGCTAAAGGGAGGTATAAGCATGACCTTCCCTGTCCAATAA
- a CDS encoding DUF3365 domain-containing protein, whose product MKDAVRKIKFVLAFTALSLFFAEDGRAQVYDYERVSSSIVNMMNATTDFIADNFEVINTHNAKVGEPIPEGELTSYKGINPEGFATLIAIEFARMTGISTKFVSNGKGKCGPRNMYNKPDKWENKQLEKFSKVRYPKGVGYGEIELVGGAELNKMVYRYIYPLYIEDRCLKCHGDPAASPTGDGKDLTGFEMEDYKLGELRGAISLAFPVDETWLAKEEEGERK is encoded by the coding sequence ATGAAAGATGCAGTGAGGAAAATTAAGTTCGTATTAGCCTTCACGGCACTGAGCCTTTTCTTTGCCGAAGACGGCAGGGCTCAAGTATATGACTACGAAAGGGTGTCAAGCTCCATCGTAAACATGATGAACGCGACGACAGACTTTATTGCGGATAACTTCGAGGTGATAAATACCCACAACGCAAAGGTTGGAGAACCAATCCCCGAAGGTGAACTCACTAGCTACAAGGGGATTAATCCCGAGGGATTTGCCACCTTGATAGCGATAGAGTTTGCCAGGATGACTGGGATATCGACAAAATTCGTCTCGAATGGAAAGGGTAAATGCGGCCCAAGGAATATGTACAATAAACCGGACAAGTGGGAGAACAAGCAACTGGAGAAATTTTCTAAGGTAAGATACCCCAAGGGGGTAGGCTACGGAGAGATAGAGCTGGTGGGCGGTGCGGAGCTAAACAAGATGGTCTACCGCTATATATACCCCCTGTACATAGAGGACCGTTGCCTAAAATGTCATGGTGACCCTGCAGCAAGCCCCACTGGGGACGGTAAAGACTTGACTGGCTTTGAGATGGAAGACTACAAGCTGGGAGAACTTCGTGGTGCCATAAGCCTTGCGTTCCCTGTGGATGAAACATGGCTGGCCAAGGAAGAGGAGGGAGAACGGAAATGA
- a CDS encoding hydroxylamine oxidoreductase, whose protein sequence is MRLPFIIALATAVILLGPGQARAADEKAPEEKVAKKSWAYPTPELQKMFAEAVYLEKGDGPFADAYKPIPLYMYMNPLRHYVRPDIKMFPELMKKFQPDQCVECHADITPGIVNSWKASTHAQPKRNEYFAAKTAEIEKRLGREIKEVDCSGCHGKSHDVLQMPTVDNACGECHLKQAEEYASERKYGRPSHLQSWEANVVVPWYIESYRQGEGASLIGCDMCHEEMARCDTCHTRHSFSAAEGRRPEACMSCHMGPDHPDWETYSHSKMGTIYELEGEHWPWDKPLGDIIPGKDYKSPTCQYCHMYMGGNKWTINPISKGIWRMGTVPPKEVEYKSSLKDYPYGINIPPLDAKLEVYSPENLQKRELWIEMCGRCHSSRFARLWLENMDQYMFLCFKKQDEAQLILDQVVAEGLLNPAPKDRPVFPMGDVLADALGPDKLGMGVYKAFKDLEGRVPVIGPILGVYSVFITRPGTPSAIEREYAEMWFWYKLKGYKGTAHAQQDYSWWYGWSHMIGSLARIQDEANRLRRLKALEEK, encoded by the coding sequence ATGAGATTACCATTTATCATAGCGTTGGCCACGGCAGTTATTTTACTAGGGCCGGGTCAGGCCCGAGCCGCCGACGAAAAGGCCCCTGAGGAGAAGGTAGCCAAGAAGTCCTGGGCCTATCCCACACCAGAGCTTCAGAAAATGTTCGCAGAGGCAGTGTACCTGGAAAAGGGGGATGGTCCCTTTGCCGATGCCTACAAGCCCATACCTCTCTACATGTATATGAATCCTTTAAGACACTACGTACGGCCAGACATCAAGATGTTTCCAGAGTTGATGAAAAAATTTCAACCCGATCAGTGTGTGGAGTGCCACGCCGATATCACACCTGGGATAGTCAACTCCTGGAAGGCCTCCACCCATGCCCAGCCCAAGAGGAATGAATATTTCGCCGCAAAGACCGCGGAGATAGAAAAACGCCTGGGTCGGGAGATAAAAGAGGTAGACTGTTCTGGTTGCCACGGCAAGAGCCACGATGTGCTGCAGATGCCCACCGTGGATAATGCCTGTGGTGAGTGCCACTTGAAGCAGGCAGAGGAGTATGCCTCTGAGAGAAAGTACGGTCGGCCCAGCCATCTCCAGAGCTGGGAGGCCAACGTGGTGGTGCCCTGGTATATAGAGTCATATCGTCAGGGAGAAGGCGCCTCTCTGATAGGCTGTGACATGTGTCATGAGGAAATGGCCAGGTGTGACACATGCCACACCAGGCACAGCTTCTCAGCCGCTGAGGGCAGGAGACCGGAGGCCTGCATGAGTTGTCACATGGGACCTGACCATCCCGATTGGGAGACCTACAGCCATTCTAAGATGGGCACTATTTATGAGCTGGAGGGTGAACATTGGCCCTGGGACAAGCCCCTGGGGGACATCATCCCTGGAAAGGACTATAAGAGTCCCACCTGTCAGTATTGCCACATGTATATGGGGGGTAATAAATGGACGATTAATCCCATTAGCAAGGGCATCTGGCGCATGGGCACCGTACCCCCGAAGGAGGTAGAGTATAAGTCCAGCCTCAAGGACTACCCCTACGGGATTAATATCCCTCCTTTGGATGCGAAACTGGAGGTATATTCCCCGGAGAATCTCCAGAAGCGGGAGCTGTGGATAGAGATGTGCGGCAGGTGTCACAGCAGCCGCTTTGCGCGACTGTGGCTGGAAAACATGGATCAGTACATGTTCCTGTGTTTCAAGAAGCAGGACGAAGCCCAGCTGATACTTGATCAGGTCGTTGCTGAGGGCCTGCTTAACCCTGCTCCTAAAGACAGGCCTGTCTTCCCTATGGGAGACGTACTGGCCGATGCCCTGGGCCCGGATAAGTTAGGGATGGGTGTCTACAAGGCCTTCAAGGATCTGGAGGGGCGTGTCCCTGTAATAGGCCCCATTCTTGGGGTCTATAGTGTCTTCATCACCAGACCCGGCACTCCCAGTGCCATAGAGAGGGAGTACGCGGAAATGTGGTTCTGGTACAAGCTCAAGGGTTATAAGGGTACAGCCCATGCCCAGCAGGATTATTCCTGGTGGTATGGCTGGTCGCACATGATTGGTTCACTGGCTCGTATCCAGGATGAGGCCAATAGGCTCAGAAGGCTCAAGGCCCTGGAGGAGAAATAG
- a CDS encoding cytochrome c family protein has product MLWRIPFVVLSVVLLGLLVLWVVREVYPEWVGYQKVAYAEQVDRLEHELERWSDPKWGDPVMAEKLKQRIAALKNPPVGVKQLLLKGSGRWKDGENGEKVDRCMTCHVDVDKLEELHPKTFDYLPYDIYGCTVCHGGQGESLRLEGAHEHLYASRKEMIGRIDTADAVLELWKGLAELSPKEGQEASDYKYYSITGEKAVYVGSTACVRCHKGLTTWHIDRWKDNKFVTMERVKKAKDFIQGDEEYRKKCYECHTTGYDEETGEYVEEGVTCEACHGPGQLYVYFMSQGKVDEAGRLSKLGFSYDVCGKCHMARHHELRAEPLAKIQSEGPVTQALPQKETSQEEVIPVSVQVPVFGGSAGTSPLSEDEIIRETKLVIVEGEAFSPVQEAVGQEAVPLDEKSPQQEGEATSFSEDEIIRETKLVIVEGEAPPPAQEAAGQEAMPLDEKSPQQEGEATSFSEDEIIRETKLVIVEGEAFPPAQEAVGQEAMPLDEKSPQQEGEAIP; this is encoded by the coding sequence ATGTTGTGGAGGATACCTTTTGTTGTCTTATCAGTGGTCTTGCTGGGCCTGCTTGTCCTCTGGGTTGTCAGGGAAGTCTACCCCGAGTGGGTGGGCTATCAGAAGGTCGCTTATGCCGAACAGGTGGACAGGCTAGAGCACGAGCTGGAGAGGTGGTCCGACCCTAAATGGGGGGATCCTGTCATGGCAGAAAAGCTGAAACAGAGGATTGCGGCCCTAAAAAACCCCCCCGTGGGGGTAAAACAGTTACTCCTTAAAGGCAGCGGACGTTGGAAGGATGGGGAAAACGGAGAGAAGGTGGACAGGTGTATGACCTGTCATGTAGATGTGGACAAATTAGAAGAACTGCACCCCAAGACGTTTGATTATTTACCTTACGACATTTACGGCTGTACGGTCTGCCACGGTGGCCAGGGCGAATCCCTCCGACTGGAGGGGGCCCATGAGCACTTATATGCCAGCAGGAAAGAAATGATTGGCAGGATAGACACCGCTGATGCCGTGCTGGAGTTGTGGAAGGGATTGGCCGAACTTTCCCCCAAGGAGGGCCAGGAAGCCTCAGATTACAAGTATTACAGCATAACCGGCGAGAAGGCGGTCTACGTGGGCAGCACTGCCTGCGTCAGGTGTCACAAGGGCCTCACCACCTGGCACATCGACCGCTGGAAGGACAACAAGTTTGTCACCATGGAACGGGTCAAAAAAGCAAAAGACTTTATACAAGGTGATGAGGAGTACAGAAAGAAGTGCTACGAGTGCCATACCACCGGGTACGATGAAGAGACCGGCGAATATGTAGAGGAAGGTGTCACCTGTGAGGCCTGTCACGGGCCCGGACAGCTTTACGTCTATTTTATGAGTCAGGGAAAGGTGGACGAGGCTGGTAGGCTCAGCAAACTAGGTTTTAGCTATGACGTCTGCGGTAAATGCCATATGGCCAGACACCACGAGCTGAGGGCTGAACCCCTCGCCAAGATTCAATCCGAAGGCCCGGTGACACAGGCCTTACCGCAGAAAGAAACCTCTCAGGAAGAGGTAATACCTGTTAGCGTGCAGGTGCCTGTATTTGGGGGGTCTGCCGGGACATCCCCGCTCTCGGAAGATGAGATCATCCGGGAAACTAAATTGGTAATCGTTGAAGGAGAGGCCTTCTCCCCGGTCCAGGAGGCGGTGGGACAGGAGGCCGTGCCCCTGGATGAAAAGTCCCCACAGCAGGAAGGAGAAGCTACTTCTTTCTCGGAAGACGAGATTATCCGGGAAACTAAACTGGTAATCGTTGAAGGAGAGGCCCCACCCCCGGCCCAGGAGGCTGCGGGACAGGAGGCCATGCCCCTGGATGAAAAGTCCCCACAGCAGGAAGGAGAAGCTACTTCTTTCTCGGAAGACGAGATCATCCGGGAAACTAAACTGGTAATCGTTGAAGGAGAGGCCTTCCCCCCAGCCCAGGAGGCTGTGGGGCAGGAGGCCATGCCCCTGGATGAAAAGTCCCCACAGCAGGAAGGAGAAGCTATTCCTTAA
- a CDS encoding cytochrome b N-terminal domain-containing protein has protein sequence MNIFTQMWRSVFRTGTSDSHLHRVFRVISNFVLHIQPARVSKDGIKFTYTFCLGGFALFFFIVTAITGAFLMLYYVPHVDKAYSSMKDIDYIVPFGSFQRNLHRWAAHLMVLIVPLHMLRVFLTSSYKPPREFNWVIGVGLLVITLLLSFSGYLLPWDQLSFWAVTVGATMGENTPVLGAKGPFSILGPEQDIHFIILGGTAIDQPTLIRFYFAHCVGLPGVAVGLMAVHFWRIRKSGGISRPL, from the coding sequence ATGAATATATTCACCCAGATGTGGAGGTCTGTATTCAGGACCGGGACTTCTGATAGTCACCTCCACCGGGTCTTCCGTGTGATATCGAATTTTGTCCTTCATATCCAACCAGCCCGGGTGAGCAAGGACGGCATAAAGTTTACTTACACCTTCTGCCTGGGTGGGTTCGCTCTCTTCTTCTTTATAGTCACGGCCATAACCGGCGCGTTTCTGATGCTTTATTATGTGCCCCATGTGGATAAGGCCTATTCCAGCATGAAGGACATAGACTATATAGTACCCTTCGGCTCCTTTCAGAGGAACCTCCACCGCTGGGCAGCTCACCTGATGGTCCTCATTGTGCCTCTGCACATGCTAAGGGTATTTTTGACCAGCTCTTATAAACCACCTAGAGAGTTTAACTGGGTCATCGGGGTGGGCCTGCTTGTGATAACCTTATTGCTTAGTTTTTCGGGCTATTTACTGCCCTGGGACCAGTTGTCTTTCTGGGCAGTGACAGTAGGAGCTACAATGGGGGAAAACACCCCCGTCTTGGGCGCTAAAGGCCCTTTTAGCATCCTTGGCCCTGAACAGGATATCCATTTTATTATATTGGGCGGCACCGCAATAGATCAGCCCACCCTGATTCGCTTTTACTTTGCCCACTGTGTGGGCCTGCCAGGGGTCGCAGTGGGATTAATGGCCGTTCACTTCTGGAGAATCAGAAAGTCCGGAGGCATTTCCAGGCCTTTATAG
- a CDS encoding ubiquinol-cytochrome c reductase iron-sulfur subunit, protein MVKSKTNAEEAIPTGVKKPARRQAMWTALWWSGWGLLLVILSVTGATLVRFLYPRATYEPSKIFKAKRPEQYAKGSVNLVTGRKVWIIRGDKGFYALLAICTHLGCQPVWYEGQQIFKCPCHGSRFYKNGVNFAGPAPKPLERLEITVAKDGRLEVDEGKKVNIDYFLRA, encoded by the coding sequence ATGGTTAAGTCTAAGACAAATGCAGAGGAAGCTATACCCACGGGGGTTAAGAAGCCCGCCAGACGACAGGCTATGTGGACTGCGCTCTGGTGGAGTGGCTGGGGGCTACTTCTTGTCATACTCAGTGTTACAGGGGCAACGCTGGTACGGTTCCTCTACCCCAGGGCCACTTACGAGCCCTCTAAGATTTTTAAGGCCAAGAGGCCTGAGCAGTACGCAAAGGGCTCGGTGAACCTGGTGACCGGCCGAAAGGTCTGGATAATACGGGGAGATAAGGGCTTTTATGCCCTCCTGGCCATATGTACCCATCTAGGTTGCCAGCCGGTATGGTATGAAGGCCAGCAGATCTTCAAATGCCCCTGCCATGGCAGCCGTTTTTACAAGAACGGGGTAAACTTTGCTGGCCCGGCCCCCAAACCCTTGGAGCGCCTGGAGATTACCGTGGCCAAAGATGGACGGTTGGAGGTTGATGAGGGCAAGAAAGTGAATATAGACTACTTCCTGCGTGCCTAG